A stretch of the Bradyrhizobium sp. CCBAU 53351 genome encodes the following:
- a CDS encoding EAL domain-containing protein, whose translation MKRYRPHILVMIALAIVLSTGWHGALRNALTDLRFAWQSREASGKVVVVAIDAPSIDQIGVWPWPRRLHADLLRRLEAAGASDIAFDVDFSSPSDPASDEAFVKALRDAGGSTILPSFKQPTPNGGPAHVNRPLKPFSNQSWPAMVNVAVESDGLVRRYPVGEKIGDTLMPSMAVVLAGQDANRRPPFLIDFSIRAASIPTISYVDVLRGDPVALDKLKGKKVIVGATALELGDRFSVPNGKIVSGPVLQALAAESILQGRMLRWTSDIGMIIALGLISLLMMYSWRRFGPGIRVAALVASGAAMGSAAVLVQARWPLVIDTSLFHIAIVAYLTAIALDEIDFRGLLGRIAESRFHRIAMSLGDGLVCTDEDHRITVWNPGASAIFGYTPAEMIGRPFETLCAVPADGNTGPSMHDAARQALLVPGGAVVVEFEGRRKSGETFPVEASFSGWQGTDGFQYGAILRDISVRKREAERVKYFAEYDALTGLANRNTLHAGLAGMIADAEREPHEVALLVIGLDGFQRINDMLGHSAGDLVLRAVAERLRIEVDGKAVVARLGGDEFAIALDCAEAGEPIAAFAERIAHAFETPLATGTRQHRVRISIGVAVYPEGGHKADDLLSNGHLALSRAKATRRGGHVLFEAAIRQELENRLTLESELALAADRGEFELFYQPQVRLIDGSLVGAEALIRWRHPVRGYVSPGEFMPVVNTSALSERIANWVMVTACRQARDWELSGNGVRVAINLSPSQLHSGDLAHSVQALLEATGLTPSLLEIEVTEDILLNDESRVLDMFKRIQQLGVRVLFDDFGTGYASLSYLKKFPLDGLKIDRSFVFGLLANSDDAAIVGSTIGLSKQLGLTVVAEGIEDRATADFLVSMGCEEGQGYFFGRPMPAGAFEKQFLLAAELDSVSAA comes from the coding sequence GTGAAACGCTATCGGCCGCATATTCTCGTCATGATCGCGCTTGCGATCGTGCTGTCCACGGGATGGCATGGTGCGCTTCGCAACGCGCTGACCGATCTACGGTTCGCCTGGCAATCACGTGAGGCCAGCGGCAAGGTCGTGGTGGTCGCCATCGACGCACCCTCCATCGATCAGATCGGCGTGTGGCCCTGGCCGCGCCGGCTTCACGCAGACCTGCTGCGCCGGCTCGAAGCTGCGGGCGCGAGCGACATCGCCTTCGATGTCGACTTCAGTTCGCCATCGGACCCGGCGTCCGACGAGGCTTTCGTCAAGGCGCTTCGCGATGCCGGCGGCTCGACCATTCTGCCGTCCTTCAAGCAGCCGACGCCGAACGGTGGCCCGGCCCACGTCAATCGCCCCCTGAAGCCGTTCAGCAACCAGTCCTGGCCCGCGATGGTGAACGTCGCAGTCGAATCCGACGGACTGGTGCGCCGCTATCCGGTCGGCGAGAAGATCGGCGATACCCTGATGCCCTCGATGGCCGTCGTGCTGGCCGGGCAGGATGCCAACCGGCGGCCGCCCTTCCTGATCGATTTCAGCATCCGTGCAGCCTCCATTCCAACCATCTCTTACGTCGACGTGCTGCGCGGCGATCCCGTGGCTCTCGATAAGCTGAAAGGCAAGAAGGTCATCGTCGGCGCCACCGCGCTCGAGCTCGGTGACCGCTTCAGCGTTCCCAACGGCAAGATCGTCTCGGGGCCGGTGCTCCAGGCGCTGGCCGCGGAATCGATCCTGCAGGGCCGGATGTTGCGCTGGACGTCCGATATCGGGATGATAATCGCGCTGGGATTGATCTCCCTGCTGATGATGTATTCGTGGCGCCGCTTCGGGCCGGGAATTCGCGTTGCAGCGCTCGTCGCTTCCGGGGCAGCCATGGGATCGGCCGCAGTTCTCGTCCAGGCGAGATGGCCCCTCGTCATCGACACGTCGCTGTTCCACATCGCGATCGTCGCCTACCTGACTGCAATTGCGCTGGACGAAATCGATTTCCGCGGTCTGCTCGGCCGCATTGCCGAGAGCCGCTTTCACCGCATCGCGATGTCGCTCGGCGACGGTCTCGTCTGCACCGACGAGGATCACCGGATCACCGTCTGGAATCCCGGCGCGAGCGCGATCTTTGGCTACACGCCGGCCGAGATGATCGGCCGCCCGTTCGAAACGCTTTGCGCCGTGCCGGCGGACGGCAACACGGGACCCTCCATGCACGACGCCGCGCGCCAGGCGCTGCTCGTTCCGGGCGGAGCGGTCGTCGTCGAGTTCGAGGGCCGGCGCAAGTCTGGTGAAACCTTTCCCGTCGAGGCGAGCTTCTCGGGTTGGCAGGGAACGGATGGCTTTCAATACGGTGCGATCCTGCGCGATATCTCGGTCCGCAAGCGCGAGGCCGAACGCGTCAAATATTTCGCCGAATATGACGCGCTGACCGGTCTTGCCAACCGCAACACGCTGCATGCCGGATTGGCCGGCATGATTGCGGATGCGGAGCGAGAGCCTCATGAGGTTGCCTTGCTCGTGATCGGGCTCGACGGCTTCCAGCGAATCAACGACATGCTTGGGCATTCGGCCGGTGACCTCGTGTTGCGGGCCGTCGCCGAGCGTCTCCGGATCGAAGTCGATGGCAAGGCGGTCGTTGCCCGGCTCGGCGGCGACGAATTCGCCATCGCGCTCGATTGCGCGGAGGCTGGTGAACCGATCGCGGCGTTCGCCGAGCGGATTGCACACGCGTTCGAAACGCCGCTTGCGACGGGCACGCGGCAGCACCGCGTCAGGATCAGCATCGGAGTTGCCGTCTATCCTGAAGGCGGACACAAGGCCGACGATCTCCTGAGCAATGGCCATCTCGCGCTCAGCCGTGCCAAGGCGACGCGGCGGGGCGGCCATGTGCTGTTCGAGGCTGCGATCAGGCAGGAGCTGGAGAACCGGCTGACGCTGGAGAGCGAGCTGGCGCTCGCCGCGGATCGCGGTGAGTTCGAGCTGTTCTACCAGCCCCAGGTTCGCCTGATCGACGGCAGCCTTGTCGGCGCCGAAGCGCTCATCCGTTGGCGGCATCCGGTGCGCGGCTATGTCTCTCCTGGAGAGTTCATGCCAGTGGTCAACACCTCGGCACTCTCGGAGCGGATCGCGAACTGGGTGATGGTGACCGCGTGCCGTCAGGCGCGTGACTGGGAGCTGTCGGGTAACGGCGTGCGTGTCGCGATCAACCTCTCGCCCTCGCAGCTTCATTCCGGCGATCTCGCCCATTCGGTTCAGGCATTGCTCGAGGCCACGGGGCTGACGCCGTCATTGCTCGAGATCGAGGTCACCGAAGACATTCTGCTCAATGACGAAAGTCGCGTGCTCGACATGTTCAAGCGGATCCAGCAATTGGGTGTCCGCGTCCTGTTCGACGATTTCGGCACCGGTTATGCGAGCCTGAGCTATCTGAAGAAGTTTCCGCTCGACGGCCTCAAGATCGACCGGTCGTTCGTGTTCGGCCTGCTCGCCAATTCCGACGATGCCGCGATCGTCGGCTCGACCATCGGGCTCAGCAAGCAGCTCGGCCTCACGGTCGTGGCTGAAGGCATCGAAGACCGCGCAACCGCCGACTTCCTGGTCAGCATGGGATGTGAGGAAGGGCAGGGCTATTTCTTCGGACGCCCGATGCCTGCTGGGGCGTTCGAAAAGCAGTTCCTGCTGGCGGCGGAGCTCGATTCTGTCAGCGCGGCCTGA